AAGCCTATATACAGGTGGCACAGTTTTACATATCTTTTTGGGAGAGGCAATTGATGATATAAACTTAGTGAAAGAGGCAGTAAGATTAATCTCTTCCAATTATCGTCTTCCCTATTTTACCCTTACTCCTACCTTCAGTGTATGTCCTGAACATGGATATATAAAAGGGGAAAGGGAAAGTTGTCCCCATTGTGGAAAGGAAACGGAAATTTATTCAAGGGTTGTAGGATATTATAGACCTGTTAAAAGCTGGAATAGAGGTAAACAGGAAGAATTTAAATTAAGAAAATCTTTTGTATTAACTTTAAAGGAGAGGAAGAGAATTGAAAATCTCAGGTTACCTGGGATTTAGTTTAATAGATTTTCCTGAAAAAATATCCTTTGTAATATTTACCCAAGGATGTAATTTTAGATGTCCATTTTGTCATAACCCTGAATTGATATCCACAAGAAAAAAGGGGGTATATTCTGAAGAATTTATATTAGAAGAATTAGCAAGAAGAAGGAAATTGATAGATTCTGTAGTAATAACAGGAGGGGAGCCTACATTGCAAAAAGATCTTCCCAAATTTTTATTTAAATTAAAAAAGAAAAGACTTTTTGTAAAATTAGATACCAATGGTAGTAACCCCTATATGTTGATGGAATTAATTCAAGCAAGACTAGTGGATTACGTTGCTCTTGATTTTAAGAACTCTAAAGAAAAATATGGAGAAACTATAGGTTTAAAAGAAGATTTAGCAGAGAAATATTACAAAAATCTTATGGAATCCTTAAAAATTCTAAAAAAAAGTAATATAAATTTTGAAGTAAGGACTACACTGGTTCCAAAATTAGTGAGAGAAAAAGATTTAAGAATTATCAAAGATGTTATTGGGGATGTTCCTTATTATTTACAGCAGTTTAATCCTGAGAAAACGTTAAATTTGGAATATAGATTTCAAAAACCATATTCCCCAGAAAAGGTTAAAGATTTTAAAGAAAAGGTTCAAGGAAAATTAAGAGGAGTTGTTAATTCTTCTTAAGATTAAAAGTGCAATAATAGATGCTACTGCTCCTTGGAGAAAATTAATCCTGTAACTTCCATAATCAATAATTAAACCTGAAAGAAAATAGGAAATAATCTGAGAAAAAGAAATAATTAAATTATTTAATCCTACAAAGCTTCCTGCCTTTTCCTTGGGAATATAACTCAATAAAAGGCTATAGGGGACAATGGATAATAAAGATAGGCTGATGCCATAGAGAATTAAAGGAGGATAAACATGAATTAATCTATAGGTTTGTGAGAAAAGAACACTACTTATTGCCAAAAGTGCCAAACCAATAGCACTTAATTTTTCTTTAGAATATCTATCCGCAATAAAACCTATGGGAATGGTAGAAATCCAAGACAATATTCCAAAGATACCAAGAGCAATTATGTAATCTTTTAGAGAGGCAAAAAGGGCATCCTGAAAAAAAAGAAGAATAAAAGAACTAATGGAGGATATACTATACCATATTAGCCACTGCAATGCAAAAAGCTTAATCCATATTCCTCCTCTAAAATAATTAAGATCCATAACATCTTTTTTATATTCTTTCGCTTCTTCAGGAATAAGAAGAAGAAAAAGAAGAGAAAGGATTATTCCTAAATATATCAAAAGAAATTTTATAAAATCAGTATGGAGAAATAAAATAAGAATGATATAAATTCCCTGAACTAGATAAGAGGAAAAGTTCAATATTCCTGTTGCTTTTGCAAAAAAATTCTTTGGTATCAAATCTGGAACTAAGGACTGGAAAGGAGCAAATCCTGAAAAGAAGAAAGTAGAGATTAAAAAGGTATTTATATATAAGTCCTTTAGACTTTTTGACCTCTCAAACCTTAAAAGAGCTAAAACTAAAAAGATCAAACTGAAAATAACTATATATTTTCTTCCTTTTAAAACTTTAATCATTCTATCAGAAAGTAAGCCAATCAAAGGAGGAACTATCATTCCTGCAAAACCTATTATAGACATTATAATTCCAATTTGAGTTTTTGAAGTTGTAAACTTGCTTATAAAAAATATCAAATTAAAACTTCGAAAGGCAGAAAACAGAGAAAATCCTATATTTCCAATTCCTAATAGAATTATTAAAGTGTATATCTCTTTTTTCTCAATAATTTCTCTTTTTAGTTCTTTTAATTTCACGAAAGGATTCTTCCAAAGCTTTCTTTTTACTGTAATACCATGCAATCTTTCTTAAATCTCAATTACAATTTTCTTCTTTTAACTGCCTACTATAGATAAGAATATGAATTCTTTGAGGGGGAAAAGAATATTTTCCCCCAAGTTTTAGTCTTCTTTTTCTTCTAAAAGCCCATATTCAAGACTTTCTACTAAGGCTTTCCAACTTGCCTCTATTATATTTGTAGAAACTCCAACAGTGCTCCAACTTCTTCCTTGATTATCCACAGAATCGATTAATACTCTTACTTTTGCTCCTGTTCCACTCTTTCCATTAATTACCCTTACTTTGAAATCGGAAAGTTGAATATTCTTTAATTGGGGATAGAATTCTGTGAGAGCTTTTCTTAGAGCTTGGTCGAGAGCATGTACAGGACCATTTCCTTCGGATGCTACATGGACAATTTTATCTTTGACCTTTAGTTTTAATGTTGCTTCAGTTATTGTTTCTCCATCTTCTCCTATTTTTTCTACTATGACTCTTAAACCAATTAAATCAAAAAGTTTTGTTTCTTGCCCTAAGGCATGTCTTACTAAAAGCTCAAAGGATGCTTCTGCACCTTCAAAATAATACCCTTCATTTTCCAGTTCTGTAACCTTATCTAAAATCATTTTTGCTAAAGGTGAGTCTCTATCTAAATCTATATTAAATTCTCTTGCTTTTGAAACAATGGTACTTGTTCCTGAAAGTTCTGAAACTAATATTCTCCTCTTGTTTCCTACCTTTTCAGGATTTATATGTTCATAAGATTTAGGGTTTTTCAAAATGGCATTAACGTGTACTCCTCCCTTATGGGCAAAAGCGCTTCTTCCAACAAAGGGTGCCCAGGACTCAGGAGGAAGATTAGCAATTTCAGAAATCCAATGAGATAAATCCGTAAGCTTTGCTAAATTTTCTTCAGGAAGTACGGGAATACCCATTTTTAACTGAAGTATAGGTATTATGGAGCATAAATTTGCATTTCCACATCTTTCCCCATACCCATTCATTGTACCCTGTACGTGAATAACTCCCTCTAAAACAGCAACTATAGTATTTGCTACTGCTAGTTCTGAATCATTATGGGTATGAATTCCTAAAGGAGCTTTAATTTTTTCTTTAACCTTTCTAATAGCTTCAGCTATTTCCCAAGGCAGGGATCCTCCATTGGTATCTGCTAAAACTATACAATCTGCTCCTCCCTCTACTGCAGACTCCAATGTAGCTATAGCATAGGATGGGTCAGATTTAAACCCGTCAAAGAAATGTTCTGCATCATAGATTACTTCTTTATTATGGGATTTTAAATACTTCACCGAATCGTATATTATTTGAAGGTTATTATCAAGGGTTGTTTTAAGAATCTCTATAACATGAAAGTCCCAACTTTTTCCAAAAATAGTCACTACTGGAGTGTCACTATCTAGTAAGGCTTTTAAATTAGGATCTGTTTCAGGTAGATTCTTTACTCTTCTTGTGCTTCCAAAAGCAGCAATTTTAGCATGTTTTAAGGGGATTTCTTTAACTCTTTTGAAAAAGTTCAGATCTTTAGGATTAGAACCAGGCCATCCTCCTTCAATGTAGTCAATTCCAAAATCATCAAGCTTTTCTACTATTCTTAATTTATCCTCTAAAGAAAAAGAAATTCTTTCACTTTGGGCTCCATCTCTTAGAGTGGTATCATAGAGATAAATTTTATTCATTAAGCTCACCTCTCTCTATATATTTAACTATTAGATCTCCCATTTCTTCCGTAGAGACTAACTTCTTAGCATTGGGATTATTGTTATATAAATCTTTAGTAAAATATCCTAAACTTAAAACTTTTTCTACTGCTTCTTCAATTAATTTTGCTTCTTTTTCTAAGTTTAGAGAATATCTCAATAAGAAGGCACAGGATAAAATAGTTCCTAAGGGATTTGCAATATTTTTTCCCGCAATATCTGGAGCAGAGCCATGAATGGGTTCATATAAGCCTATTTCTCCTTCCCCAAGACTTGCAGATGGAAGCATTCCAATAGATCCAGTTATCACTGCTGCTTCATCACTTAAAATATCTCCAAAGGTATTTTCTGTCAAAATAACATCAAATTGTCTAGGATTTCTTATTATTTGCATAGAACAATTATCTACATACATATGTTCTAAGATAATTTCAGAATACTCTTTAGAAATTTTCTCTACAACTTCTCTCCATAGTCTTGAAGTCTCTAAAATATTTGCCTTATCTACAGAGGTAACTTTCTTTCTTCTTTTCTCAGCAATAGAAAAGGCGACTCTTGCTATTCTTTCAATTTCTTTCTCTGAATAAATCATAGTATCTACCGCAAAAAACTCTCCATCTTTTTCATATCTTTCTTTAGGTTTTCCAAAATAAAGTCCTCCTGTAAGTTCTCGGATAATAACAAAATCTACATCTTTAACAATCTCGGGTTTTAGAGGAGAACTAAAAATTAAGGAATTATATGCCTTTATTGGTCTAATATTAGCAAATAGTTTCAAGCCTCCCCTAAGCCCTAAAAGGGCTTGTTCAGGACGAAGATGGGAAGGCAGGTTATCCCATTTTGGTCCTCCCACTGCGCCTAATAAAATTGCGTTGCTCTCCTTACAAAGATTAAAAGTTTCTTCAGGGAGAGGAGTTCCTTTCTCGTCAATAGCAACCCCTCCTGCTAGGGCAAATTCCATCTCAAATTTATGTCCAAATACCCTCTCTATTGCTTTTAAAACTTTAATCCCTTGCTGGATTACTTCTGGTCCAATGCCATCTCCTGGTAATACTGCAATTTTGTAACTCATAATTCTCCCCCTTTAATTCTCTCTTTAGCAAAATTTATTAGCCCCCCCTTGTTTATAATTTCTTGAATTAAGGGGGGAAAAGGTTTTGTTTCAAATCTTTCTTTCGTGGAGAGATTTTCTACTATCCCATTGATAAAATCTACTCTTAAAAGATCCCCTTCTTTAATTCTTTCTACGGCAGAAGGAATTTCCAAAATAGGAAAACCAATATTTATAGCATTTCTATAAAAGATTCTTGCAAAGGATTTTGCAATGATGCATTGAATACCCGATGCTTTTAAAGCTATAGGAGCATGTTCTCGAGAGGAGCCACATCCAAAATTCTCTCCTACTACAAGAATGTTTTTCTCTTTAACCTTTTCATGAAATAAAGGATCTAAATCTTCCATACAATGAAGGGAAAGTTCATTAGGATCAGTGGTATTTAGATACCTTGCAGGAATAATTACATCGGTATCTATATTATCTCCATAACAAAGGGCTTTTCCTTGATAAATCATTCTTTCACCTCCACTTCCCAAGGTGCAGATATCCTTCCCAAGATGGCAGAAGCTGCTGCTACTGCAGGATTAGATAAATAAACTTCACTCTTTGGATGTCCCATTCTTCCTACAAAGTTTCTATTAGTAGTACTTAAAGCTCTTTCTCCTTCTGCTAAAACCCCTAGATGTCCTCCTAAACAAGGACCACAACTGGGAGGAGTGATTATACCTCCAGCAGATAAAAATATTTCAATTAATCCCTCTTTTAAAGCGGACATATATATGGAAGGAGTTGCAGGGGTTATTATTAACCTTAAATTAGGATTAACCTTATGTCCCTTTAGAATCTTTGCAGCAATTCTTAAATCTTCTAATCTTCCATTGGTACAAGATCCAATATATACCTGATCTAATGTTATATTTTTATTAATAACTTCAGAAATAGGATAGACATTACTAGGAAGATGGGGAAAAGCAACCATAGGTTCCAAATTTGAAACATCCCATTCATATATTTCACTATAATTTGCGTCTTTATCGCTATAAAAAATTTCAAAATTTCTTTTGGCTCTACTCCTAACATACTCTAAGGTAATCTCATCGGGCTCGATAATTCCACTTTTTGCTCCTGCTTCTATTGCCATATTGCATATAGTAAACCTGTCTGCCATTGAAAGACTTCTAATCACTTCTCCTGTAAACTCCATAGCTTTGTATCTTGCTCCATCAACTCCTATCTTTCCTATAGTAAACAATATTAAATCTTTCCCCCCTACCCATTTTGGAAGTTTTCCATAATAAATAAATTTTATAGACTCAGGAACTTTGAGCCAAATTTCTCCAAAAGTCATAGCATAAGCTAAATCAGTACTTCCAACTCCAGTAGAAAAAGCCCCTAAGGCACCATAGGTACAGGTATGGGAATCCGCACCGATTATACAATCTCCAGGTAAAACCAAGCCTTCTTCAGGAAGAAGAGCATGCTCTATTCCTACTCTTCCTCCATCGTAAAAGTATTTAATTCCCTGCTCTCTTGCAAATTCTCTAACTTCTTTTGCTTGCTGGGCTGACTTTATATCCTTATTAGGGGTATAGTGATCAGGAATCAAGGCAATTTTTTCAGGATCAAAGACCTTTTTCGCACCTATTTTTCTAAATTCCTTTATAGCTAAAGGAGCAGTAATGTCGTTAGCTAACATAAAATCTAATTTTACAAAGATCAAATCTCCAGGAGAAATCTCTTTATTATTTGAGTGTTTTAGAAGAATTTTTTCGGTAATAGTTAATCCCATAAATTTTTCTCCCTTCTCAATTAATTTTTAGTTCTTTCTTTATAACTTAAGAGATTACTAATTGCTCTTAAATATGCCTTTGCACTTGCCTCAATCACATCGGTGCTTGTTGCTCTTCCTACAAAAATATTTCCAGATTCATCGGAAATTTTGACTAAAGCTTCCCCTAAAGCATCAGTTCCTGAAGTTACAGATCGAAGAGAAAAGTCTAATAAATTATGTTCCACTTTAATAGACTCTGATATAGCTTTATACACTGCATCTACTGGTCCATTTCCTGTATTTACACTTTTTATCTTTTCTCCTCTTTTATCTATTACAATTGTTGCGGTGGGAACAATACCTAATCCACTAACTACCTGAAGATGCTCTAATTTTATCATTTCTTCAGATTCTCTAAATCCATTTTTAATCAAGGCTTCTAGATCTCTATCAGTAATTTCTTTCTTCTTATCTGCCAACTCCTTAAATCTTTTGAAGGCTTCATCTAATTCTTCTTTGTTTAAACTATAACCAAGCTCTTCTAATCTTTTTTCAAAAGCATGTCTTCCTGAGTGTTTTCCTAAGACTATTCTACTCTCAGAAAGCCCAATACTTTCTGGAGACATAATCTCATAAGTAGAGGGATCTTGAATTACTCCATGCTGATGAATTCCTGACTCATGGGTAAAGGCATTGTCTCCAACGATAGCTTTATTAGGCTGTATCATTATTCCCGTAAGAGAACTAACTAGCCTACTTGTTTTATAAATTTCTTTTGTATTTATTCCTACATCTTTTCCCAATTTTCTCACTTTAATTGCCATGACAATTTCTTCTAAGGCTGCATTTCCTGCTCTCTCTCCTAAACCATTTATAGTACATTCTACTTGTTGAGCTCCATTTATAATGGCAGACAAAGAATTTGCTACAGCTAATCCTAAATCATTATGGCAATGAACACTAAGAATTACTTTATCAATATTTTTCACTTTTTCTCTGATTCTTTTTATCAGTTCTCCAAATTCCCAAGGTAAAGCATATCCTACTGTATCAGGAATATTTATGACTGTTGCTCCTGCATTAATTACTTCTTCAATAACTTTACACAGAAAATCAAAATTACTTCTCACTGCATCTTCTGGAGAAAATTCTACATCACTGCAATATTTTTTTGCATATTTTACTGCAAAGATTGCTTGTTCTAATACTTCTTCTTTTGTTTTTCTTAGTTTTTTTTCCATATGGATATCTGAGGTTGCAATAAAAGTATGTATTCTTGGATTTTCTGCATATTTTAAGGCTTCCCATGCTCTATCTATATCTTGTGGTATTGCTCTTGCTAATGCAGCTATTACAGGTCCTTTTACCTTTTCTGCTATAGTTTTTACTGCCTGAAATTCTCCTTCTGATGATATGGGAAATCCTGCCTCAATTATATCTACATTTAATTTAGCTAATTGTTTTGCAATTTCTAATTTTTCTTCTACATTTAAACTAACCCCTGGGGTTTGTTCTCCATCTCTTAGTGTGGTGTCAAAGATATAAATCTTTTCCATTAAAAGACACCTCCTATTCTTGTGCCTTTAGCCAAGGCATCATCTTTCTTAAAACCTTTCCTACCTTTTCAATTAGGTGTTCTTCATCCTTCTTTAGGAGGGCATTAAATACAGGTCTTCCTACTTGATTCTCTAAAATCCATTCCCTTGCAAATATTCCCTCTTGAATTTCCTTCAGGATTTTTTGCATCTCTTTACGGGTCTCTTCGTTAATAATTCTTGGTCCCCTTGTTATATCTCCATACTTTGCAGTATCACTTACTGCTTTTCTCATAAAAGTTATCCCACCTTGATTTATAAGATCTACTATGAGTTTTAACTCGTGAAGACATTCATAATAAGCAACCTCAGGTTGATATCCTGCATTAACCAATGTTTCAAAGCCTGCCTTTATTAAAGCTGTTACTCCTCCGCAAAGAACTACTTGTTCTCCAAAAAGATCTGTTTCTGTTTCCTCTTTAAAAGTAGTTTCCAAAACTCCTGCTCTTGTAGCTCCTATTCCTTTTGCATAAGAGAGGGCTATGTCTTTACAGTTTTGGGAGTAGTCTTGATGGACTGCAAAAAGGGCAGGAACTCCTTTACCTTCCATATAAAGTTGTCTTACTAGAGGACCAGGTCCCTTGGGAGCAACCATGAATACATCTACAAAGGGAGGAGGTACAATTTGGTGATAGTGAATATTAAACCCATGAGCAAATCCTAAAGCTTTATAAGGTTTCAAATTTGGTGCTACTTTTTCCTTATATACTTGAGCTTGTTCCGTATCAGGAAATAAAAACATAATTATATCTGCCTTTTGAACTGCAGTTTCTATATCATAAACTTCCATTCCTTCTTCTATAGCTCTTTTCCATGATTCTCCATTTGGTCTTAATCCAAGAATAACCTTTAAACCACTATCTTTTAGATTGTTAGAATGAGCTCTTCCCTGACTACCATATCCTAAAACTGCAATAATCTTATCCTTAAGAATATCCATATTGACATCAGAATCATAATAAACTTTTGCCATTTTATAAACCTCCCTTTATTTACTATTTAATCTCATCCCTCGAGGCATAACTATTTTCCCTGTTCTCACCATCTCTTTTATTCCATAGGGCTCTAAATTCTTTACAAAGGCATCAATCTTCTCGCTATCTCCAGTAATTTCAATAATTAATTCTCTCTCACTAACATCTACAATACTTGCTCTAAAAATTTCCACAAGATCTATTATTGCCCTTCTGTTATTGGTATCAGAATTCACCCTAATTAAAGCCAATTCCCTTTCTACGACAGGAACATCAGTAAAATCATTCACCTTTAATACGACTATTAATTTATAAAGTTGTTTTGTAATCTGTTCTAAAACTTTTTCATCACCGTCGACGACTAAGGTTATGCGAGAAATTTCAGAGGATTCTGTGGTATTCACAGCTAAGCTTTCAATATTGTATCCTCTTCTACTAAAGAGTCCTGCAATTCTTGCTAGAACTCCAGGTTTATTCTCCACTAAAAGGGAGAGGGTGTGTTTCATTACTTCCACCTCCTAATCTATCATCATCTTATCTATGGATCCTCCTGCAGGAACCATAGGAAATACATTTTCCTCTCTTACAACCTTAAAGTCTATTATAGTAGGAGCATCATTTTTTTCTAAAGCCCAATAAATAGCATCTTCAACCTCAGAAGGTTTTTCTACTCTTCTTCCATAAATTCCGTAAGCGGATGCTAATTTTACAAAGTCAGGAGCAAAATCAAAAAGAGTACAAGAATATCTTTTTCTATAGAAAAGTTCTTGCCATTGTCTTACCATACCTAAACAACTGTTATTTAAAATAAATATTTTTATGGGTAATTTTTGACAAACAGCAGTA
This genomic window from Dictyoglomus sp. contains:
- the leuB gene encoding 3-isopropylmalate dehydrogenase; its protein translation is MSYKIAVLPGDGIGPEVIQQGIKVLKAIERVFGHKFEMEFALAGGVAIDEKGTPLPEETFNLCKESNAILLGAVGGPKWDNLPSHLRPEQALLGLRGGLKLFANIRPIKAYNSLIFSSPLKPEIVKDVDFVIIRELTGGLYFGKPKERYEKDGEFFAVDTMIYSEKEIERIARVAFSIAEKRRKKVTSVDKANILETSRLWREVVEKISKEYSEIILEHMYVDNCSMQIIRNPRQFDVILTENTFGDILSDEAAVITGSIGMLPSASLGEGEIGLYEPIHGSAPDIAGKNIANPLGTILSCAFLLRYSLNLEKEAKLIEEAVEKVLSLGYFTKDLYNNNPNAKKLVSTEEMGDLIVKYIERGELNE
- the ilvC gene encoding ketol-acid reductoisomerase, producing the protein MAKVYYDSDVNMDILKDKIIAVLGYGSQGRAHSNNLKDSGLKVILGLRPNGESWKRAIEEGMEVYDIETAVQKADIIMFLFPDTEQAQVYKEKVAPNLKPYKALGFAHGFNIHYHQIVPPPFVDVFMVAPKGPGPLVRQLYMEGKGVPALFAVHQDYSQNCKDIALSYAKGIGATRAGVLETTFKEETETDLFGEQVVLCGGVTALIKAGFETLVNAGYQPEVAYYECLHELKLIVDLINQGGITFMRKAVSDTAKYGDITRGPRIINEETRKEMQKILKEIQEGIFAREWILENQVGRPVFNALLKKDEEHLIEKVGKVLRKMMPWLKAQE
- the leuD gene encoding 3-isopropylmalate dehydratase small subunit, whose product is MIYQGKALCYGDNIDTDVIIPARYLNTTDPNELSLHCMEDLDPLFHEKVKEKNILVVGENFGCGSSREHAPIALKASGIQCIIAKSFARIFYRNAINIGFPILEIPSAVERIKEGDLLRVDFINGIVENLSTKERFETKPFPPLIQEIINKGGLINFAKERIKGGEL
- the leuC gene encoding 3-isopropylmalate dehydratase large subunit, giving the protein MGLTITEKILLKHSNNKEISPGDLIFVKLDFMLANDITAPLAIKEFRKIGAKKVFDPEKIALIPDHYTPNKDIKSAQQAKEVREFAREQGIKYFYDGGRVGIEHALLPEEGLVLPGDCIIGADSHTCTYGALGAFSTGVGSTDLAYAMTFGEIWLKVPESIKFIYYGKLPKWVGGKDLILFTIGKIGVDGARYKAMEFTGEVIRSLSMADRFTICNMAIEAGAKSGIIEPDEITLEYVRSRAKRNFEIFYSDKDANYSEIYEWDVSNLEPMVAFPHLPSNVYPISEVINKNITLDQVYIGSCTNGRLEDLRIAAKILKGHKVNPNLRLIITPATPSIYMSALKEGLIEIFLSAGGIITPPSCGPCLGGHLGVLAEGERALSTTNRNFVGRMGHPKSEVYLSNPAVAAASAILGRISAPWEVEVKE
- the ilvN gene encoding acetolactate synthase small subunit, with translation MKHTLSLLVENKPGVLARIAGLFSRRGYNIESLAVNTTESSEISRITLVVDGDEKVLEQITKQLYKLIVVLKVNDFTDVPVVERELALIRVNSDTNNRRAIIDLVEIFRASIVDVSERELIIEITGDSEKIDAFVKNLEPYGIKEMVRTGKIVMPRGMRLNSK
- the cimA gene encoding citramalate synthase; this translates as MNKIYLYDTTLRDGAQSERISFSLEDKLRIVEKLDDFGIDYIEGGWPGSNPKDLNFFKRVKEIPLKHAKIAAFGSTRRVKNLPETDPNLKALLDSDTPVVTIFGKSWDFHVIEILKTTLDNNLQIIYDSVKYLKSHNKEVIYDAEHFFDGFKSDPSYAIATLESAVEGGADCIVLADTNGGSLPWEIAEAIRKVKEKIKAPLGIHTHNDSELAVANTIVAVLEGVIHVQGTMNGYGERCGNANLCSIIPILQLKMGIPVLPEENLAKLTDLSHWISEIANLPPESWAPFVGRSAFAHKGGVHVNAILKNPKSYEHINPEKVGNKRRILVSELSGTSTIVSKAREFNIDLDRDSPLAKMILDKVTELENEGYYFEGAEASFELLVRHALGQETKLFDLIGLRVIVEKIGEDGETITEATLKLKVKDKIVHVASEGNGPVHALDQALRKALTEFYPQLKNIQLSDFKVRVINGKSGTGAKVRVLIDSVDNQGRSWSTVGVSTNIIEASWKALVESLEYGLLEEKED
- a CDS encoding MFS transporter, giving the protein MKLKELKREIIEKKEIYTLIILLGIGNIGFSLFSAFRSFNLIFFISKFTTSKTQIGIIMSIIGFAGMIVPPLIGLLSDRMIKVLKGRKYIVIFSLIFLVLALLRFERSKSLKDLYINTFLISTFFFSGFAPFQSLVPDLIPKNFFAKATGILNFSSYLVQGIYIILILFLHTDFIKFLLIYLGIILSLLFLLLIPEEAKEYKKDVMDLNYFRGGIWIKLFALQWLIWYSISSISSFILLFFQDALFASLKDYIIALGIFGILSWISTIPIGFIADRYSKEKLSAIGLALLAISSVLFSQTYRLIHVYPPLILYGISLSLLSIVPYSLLLSYIPKEKAGSFVGLNNLIISFSQIISYFLSGLIIDYGSYRINFLQGAVASIIALLILRRINNSS
- a CDS encoding 2-isopropylmalate synthase produces the protein MEKIYIFDTTLRDGEQTPGVSLNVEEKLEIAKQLAKLNVDIIEAGFPISSEGEFQAVKTIAEKVKGPVIAALARAIPQDIDRAWEALKYAENPRIHTFIATSDIHMEKKLRKTKEEVLEQAIFAVKYAKKYCSDVEFSPEDAVRSNFDFLCKVIEEVINAGATVINIPDTVGYALPWEFGELIKRIREKVKNIDKVILSVHCHNDLGLAVANSLSAIINGAQQVECTINGLGERAGNAALEEIVMAIKVRKLGKDVGINTKEIYKTSRLVSSLTGIMIQPNKAIVGDNAFTHESGIHQHGVIQDPSTYEIMSPESIGLSESRIVLGKHSGRHAFEKRLEELGYSLNKEELDEAFKRFKELADKKKEITDRDLEALIKNGFRESEEMIKLEHLQVVSGLGIVPTATIVIDKRGEKIKSVNTGNGPVDAVYKAISESIKVEHNLLDFSLRSVTSGTDALGEALVKISDESGNIFVGRATSTDVIEASAKAYLRAISNLLSYKERTKN
- a CDS encoding anaerobic ribonucleoside-triphosphate reductase activating protein — translated: MKISGYLGFSLIDFPEKISFVIFTQGCNFRCPFCHNPELISTRKKGVYSEEFILEELARRRKLIDSVVITGGEPTLQKDLPKFLFKLKKKRLFVKLDTNGSNPYMLMELIQARLVDYVALDFKNSKEKYGETIGLKEDLAEKYYKNLMESLKILKKSNINFEVRTTLVPKLVREKDLRIIKDVIGDVPYYLQQFNPEKTLNLEYRFQKPYSPEKVKDFKEKVQGKLRGVVNSS